The DNA segment ATGGAGGCATCGATCATGAGACACCCAGCACTGCGCCGCTCTGCGCGCCATTCAAAACGCGACGCGCGGCCGGCCGCAAGTGAGCCGTCGCCCCAGCATGATCCCGCGGGACAGAATCGCGTCGCGCCCGATGCGCCGCCCGACGGTGAGCACAATCAGGGCGGCGTGCGTCAGGAGGGACTGGAGTATCAGCGCGACCTGGGGTCCGAACAGGACGCCTGACCTGAACCTCCATTCGTTGCGCTGCGTTCTCAATGCGGCTTACGAAAAAGAAAAAACTTCTTTGCGGCGTCGCTGCATGGCGGGGTTGTGCTCGTCCGTCACATTTGCATACATTTTTATTCCGTCGGCGATGAAAAACGGCACGCGACTTGCATGCACCTTTTTGGCACATATCCGTATGCAACGAAACAACTGAACTAGGTGGAGCACCAATGAGCAGACTGATCGTGGTATCGAATCGTGTCGCGCCGACGCAGGAAGGCCGTCCCGCAGCGGGCGGCCTCGCGATTGGCGTTCTGGATGCGCTCAAGGAAACCGGCGGCGTCTGGTTCGGCTGGAGTGGCGACACGGTGGCGGAGCCGTCGTCTCCGGTGATCGAGAAGCAGGGTAACGTCACCTACGCAACCGTAGGTCTGACGAAGCGGGACTACGACCAGTACTACCGCGGCTTTTCGAATGCGACGCTGTGGCCGACGTTTCACTATCGGAACGACCTGTCGCGCTATGACCGCCAGGAGTACGCGGGTTACCAGCGCGTGAACGCCACGCTTGCAAAGCAACTCAAGGAGTTGCTCAAGCCCGACGACATCATCTGGGTTCACGACTATCACCTGCTGCCGTTCGCACGCTGCCTGCGCGAACTCGGCGTCAAGAATCCGATTGGCTTTTTCCTGCATATTCCGTTTCCGGTGCCAGAAGTGCTGCGCACGATTCCGCCGCACGAAGAGCTGGTCAAAGCGATGTGCAGCTACGACGTGATCGGCTTTCAGACTGAAGCGGATCGCCAGTCGTTTGTCGATTTCATCGAGCGCGGCCAGCACGGCACCTCGAGCGAAGACGGCATGGTGCACGCGTACAACCGCTTCCTGAAAGTGGCGGCTTACCCGATCGGTATCTATCCGGATGCCATCGCCAAGGCGGCCGAACAGTTCACCGACCGCAAGCCGGTGAAAAGCCTGCGCGATGGGATGCGTGGCCGCAAGCTGATCATGAGCGTCGACCGGCTGGATTATTCGAAAGGGCTGGTCGAGCGTTTTCAGGCATTCGAACGGTTGCTGCTGAACGCACCGGGTTGGCATGGACGCGTGTCACTGGTGCAGATCGCGCCGCCGACACGCGCCGACGTGACCACGTATCAACGCATCCGTCAGACGCTGGAAGGCGAGGCGGGGCGCATCAATGGCCGTTTCGCCCAACTGGACTGGACGCCGATCCAGTATCTGAACCGCAAGTACGAGCGCAATCTGCTGATGGCGTTGTTCCGACAGTCGCAGGTGGGCTATGTGACGCCGCTTCGCGATGGTATGAATCTGGTCGCGAAAGAATACGTGGCGTCGCAGGACCCGGCGGATCCTGGCGTGCTGGTGCTGTCGCAGTTCGCCGGCGCTGCCGAGCAGCTGCCAGGTGCGCTGGTCGTGAATCCGTTTGATCTGTCGCAAATGGCCGAGGCGCTCGAGCGTGCATTGTCGATGCCGCTCGCCGAACGTCAGGTGCGGCACGCGGACATGATGGCGCCGATGCGCGAAAACAATCTGTCAGTGTGGCGCGACACGTTCCTCGGCGACCTGCGCCATGTTGCGACCGCATCCAAGGTGACAGCCAAAGCGGTAAAGCTCGCTGACGTGACGGCCTCGTCGTAAGTGGTTGGACGGCCGTGCGGCGGGTTCGCGCCGCGCGAGCTTGTCACGTCGAATGCAGTGTCGAACCGAAATCGCATTAATGAAGGGCAAAGCTTGCTACGTCGCGAGTTTTGCCCTTTTGTCTGTGTGCTATGGAGGCCTGATGTCGGCCGAGTATTAGCGGAGTATCGGAGGCGTGTCGGCCGACCGTCGCCTGCGTGATCTCTGCGGGTCGACACCCTATGCGATCACGCAGTTCGAGCGGTGGCTCCATGTCGAACGCGCATGGTGCTGACCACCGCGGCGACCGCCGAAAAACATGCGGCCACGTACAAGGTGACGACAGGCCCCGAGCGGGGCGCGAGGCCAAAAATCAGCGCGACCAGTGCCGCGCCAACCGTCTGCCCGGTGAGGCGCGCGGTGCCGAGCATGCCGCTCGCGCCGCCGCTGCGCTCTCGCGGCGCGGACGACAGCATCGTGCGGTTATTCGGCGACTGGAAGATGCCGAAACCCGCGCCGCACAGCGCCATCCGCCATGCGATCTGGAACGGCTCCGGATGTGCGCCGAGCGTAGCCAGCAATAGCAGGCCGACGGTCATTGCGGCGAGTCCAACGCCGCCCAGCCACCCCGACGACACCTTGTCCGACAGCACGCCCGCGATCGGCGCGGCGATGATGATCACCGCCGGCCATGGCGTCATCAGTAGACCCGTTTCCACCTGCGACATGCCTAACGAGTCCTGCAACATGAACGGCAGCGACACGAAAGCCAGCATCTGCGCGCAGAACGAGCACACCGACGTGCCGATGGAGAGCGCGAACACGGGGATTTTCAGCAGATCGATGGGCAAGAGCGGAGCCGGCTGGGATAACTGCCGACGCACGAAGAAGTAGCCGATCACGATCGCGCCGATCAGTTCCGCCGCCACGAAAGCGAGGCGCTCGCCGTGGCCGAGACCGTCGACAGCGAAGATCAACAGGCCGAACACGAATGCGTTCATGACCGCGCTCAGGTAATCGTACGGCGACTCGTGACCGGGATTCATCGGCAGCGCTTTCAAGCCGCCGACGATCGCCGCAATGCCGATCGGCACGTTGATCGCGAAGAGCCACGGCCACGTGGCGACGGCCAGTACGCCCGAGGCGATCGTCGGGCCGACCGCCGACGACACCGCGACCACCATTGCATTCACCGAGATACCGCGGCCGAGATGCGCGGGCGGATAGATCATGCGCACGAGCGCCGTATTCACGCTCATGATGCCCGCCGCGCCGAAGCCCTGAACGACGCGGGCGAGCGCGAGCATCGGCAGCGACGTGGACAGCGCGCAGCCGAACGACGCCACCGTGAACAGCATCAGTCCCGCGAGATAAATGCGCCGGTAGCCGATGCGGTCGCCGAGCGACGCGAGCGGCAGCAGCGAAATGGTAATTGCCAGCTGGTAGGCATTGACGACCCAGATCGAGCCGGCGGCGCTTGCGTGCAGATTGCGCGCGATGGTCGGCAGCGCGACGTTCGCAATGGCGCTGTCGAGCACCGCGAGCGTGAGCGACAACGCGATGACGAGCATCGCCCAGTAGCGCTGCGGAATCGGCAGCCCCTGCTCGGGACTGTCCGCGAACGACGGCTGTGCCGAGGCCGCGTTGGCTTGCGGGTCTGGCGAGGCGCCGTCTTCGCGCGATGGTTGTGCGTGCATCGAATTTTTCGATTTGTGATGAGGCGGCCGGCATGTGGCACGATGCCGGCGCGCGCCACGCGCGTGGTCGGCTGCCGACAGCGTGCGGCGTCCGGCGGCCTTCAGAGACGGTGCCGGCGCGCAAGGGCGACGACACCGGGTCCCGGCTTTTACTTGAGTTCGTACAGACCGGTATGCGTGGTCGAGTCGAGTTCGTTCAGGTGCGTCATGAAGCGCCCGACCGCGTTCGTGGCGTCTGCGCTGATCGGCAGATGCGCCACCTTCAGCGCATGCAGGCGGAAGATGTAGCGGTGTGCCTTGTCGCCGCGCGGCGGCGCGGTGCCGCCGAAGCCGGCTGTGCCGTAGTCGTTGCGCAACTGCAGCGCGCCCTGCGGCAGCAGCGAGCCGTCCGCCTTGCCGGCATTACGCGGCAGCGAGCGTGCGTCGGCGGGAATGTTGACCACGACCCAATGCCAGAAGCCGCTGCCGGTCGGTGCATCCGGATCGTAGACGGTCAGCGCGAAGCTCTTCGTGTCGGCCGGCGGCGCGTCCCACTGAAGGGCGGGCGAGATGTTCTCGCCATCCACGCCAAACGCCTTGTCGTGATATTCGTGGGCTTTCGGCATGAAGCCGTTGTTGGGAAAATCGTCGGACCAGAGACGGAAATCAGCCATTGTGTGCCTCCCTTCTTGAGTGGTTCTGGGATGGTCGGGCGTCCGGTTTCGAGCACCGGGGTTTGACGA comes from the Paraburkholderia sp. PREW-6R genome and includes:
- a CDS encoding MFS transporter, with the translated sequence MHAQPSREDGASPDPQANAASAQPSFADSPEQGLPIPQRYWAMLVIALSLTLAVLDSAIANVALPTIARNLHASAAGSIWVVNAYQLAITISLLPLASLGDRIGYRRIYLAGLMLFTVASFGCALSTSLPMLALARVVQGFGAAGIMSVNTALVRMIYPPAHLGRGISVNAMVVAVSSAVGPTIASGVLAVATWPWLFAINVPIGIAAIVGGLKALPMNPGHESPYDYLSAVMNAFVFGLLIFAVDGLGHGERLAFVAAELIGAIVIGYFFVRRQLSQPAPLLPIDLLKIPVFALSIGTSVCSFCAQMLAFVSLPFMLQDSLGMSQVETGLLMTPWPAVIIIAAPIAGVLSDKVSSGWLGGVGLAAMTVGLLLLATLGAHPEPFQIAWRMALCGAGFGIFQSPNNRTMLSSAPRERSGGASGMLGTARLTGQTVGAALVALIFGLAPRSGPVVTLYVAACFSAVAAVVSTMRVRHGATARTA
- the otsA gene encoding alpha,alpha-trehalose-phosphate synthase (UDP-forming) → MSRLIVVSNRVAPTQEGRPAAGGLAIGVLDALKETGGVWFGWSGDTVAEPSSPVIEKQGNVTYATVGLTKRDYDQYYRGFSNATLWPTFHYRNDLSRYDRQEYAGYQRVNATLAKQLKELLKPDDIIWVHDYHLLPFARCLRELGVKNPIGFFLHIPFPVPEVLRTIPPHEELVKAMCSYDVIGFQTEADRQSFVDFIERGQHGTSSEDGMVHAYNRFLKVAAYPIGIYPDAIAKAAEQFTDRKPVKSLRDGMRGRKLIMSVDRLDYSKGLVERFQAFERLLLNAPGWHGRVSLVQIAPPTRADVTTYQRIRQTLEGEAGRINGRFAQLDWTPIQYLNRKYERNLLMALFRQSQVGYVTPLRDGMNLVAKEYVASQDPADPGVLVLSQFAGAAEQLPGALVVNPFDLSQMAEALERALSMPLAERQVRHADMMAPMRENNLSVWRDTFLGDLRHVATASKVTAKAVKLADVTASS
- a CDS encoding YbhB/YbcL family Raf kinase inhibitor-like protein; this encodes MADFRLWSDDFPNNGFMPKAHEYHDKAFGVDGENISPALQWDAPPADTKSFALTVYDPDAPTGSGFWHWVVVNIPADARSLPRNAGKADGSLLPQGALQLRNDYGTAGFGGTAPPRGDKAHRYIFRLHALKVAHLPISADATNAVGRFMTHLNELDSTTHTGLYELK